One Candidatus Rokuibacteriota bacterium DNA segment encodes these proteins:
- a CDS encoding ABC transporter ATP-binding protein: protein MLDVRGIDTYYGLGHILHGLSLGVGEGQVVALLGRNGAGKTTTLRSITGLTPPRSGAITYKGASIAGLPAHRISRLGIALVPETRGIFSYLTARENLEIARWPGSRWSLESILERFPKLREVLDRKGRLLSGGEQQMLAIARALLTGPELLLLDEPSQGLAPLVVETVMGTIRELKRERVSMLLVEQNAEMALSLADRVYVIDHGTIVFAGTPAELRANHQVTATYLGVGG, encoded by the coding sequence ATCCTCGACGTCCGCGGCATCGATACCTACTACGGGCTCGGCCACATCCTGCACGGGCTCTCGCTCGGGGTCGGGGAGGGCCAGGTGGTGGCGCTCCTGGGGCGGAACGGGGCGGGCAAGACCACGACGCTCCGCTCCATCACCGGCCTCACCCCGCCCCGCAGCGGCGCGATCACCTACAAGGGCGCGAGCATCGCCGGGCTGCCCGCCCACCGGATCTCGCGGCTGGGCATCGCGCTGGTGCCCGAGACCCGCGGCATCTTCTCCTATCTCACGGCGCGCGAGAACCTGGAGATCGCGCGCTGGCCGGGCTCACGCTGGTCGCTGGAGAGCATCCTGGAGCGCTTCCCGAAGCTGCGCGAGGTGCTGGACCGGAAGGGCCGGCTCCTCTCGGGCGGGGAGCAGCAGATGCTGGCCATCGCCCGCGCCCTCTTGACGGGGCCGGAGCTGCTCCTCCTCGACGAGCCGTCCCAGGGACTGGCGCCGCTGGTGGTGGAGACGGTCATGGGGACCATCCGGGAGCTCAAGCGCGAGCGCGTCAGCATGCTGCTGGTCGAGCAGAACGCCGAGATGGCGCTCTCCCTCGCCGACCGCGTCTACGTCATCGACCACGGGACCATCGTGTTCGCGGGGACGCCCGCCGAGCTGCGCGCCAACCACCAGGTCACCGCCACCTACCTCGGCGTCGGCGGCTGA